In Candidatus Micrarchaeia archaeon, one DNA window encodes the following:
- a CDS encoding 30S ribosomal protein S11 — protein sequence MVKKEVEEKKQVEEKKQEKVVEEKKIEEPIQEDTKVKKFGKIKWAVANIYSSKNNTLITVTDLTGSETIAKSSGGVVIKQDRNKGKPYAAMQAATSIIDTIKARGINGLHIRIRAPGGHGAKSPGAGAQAIVRAVARMGIKVGKIEDVTPLPTDTTKRPGGRRGRRV from the coding sequence ATGGTAAAAAAAGAAGTTGAAGAAAAAAAACAAGTTGAAGAAAAAAAACAAGAAAAAGTTGTAGAAGAAAAAAAAATTGAAGAACCAATTCAAGAAGATACAAAAGTAAAAAAATTCGGAAAAATAAAATGGGCAGTAGCAAATATATATTCTTCTAAAAATAATACTTTAATCACAGTAACAGATTTAACAGGTTCAGAAACAATTGCAAAAAGTTCTGGTGGGGTAGTAATTAAACAAGATAGAAATAAAGGAAAACCATATGCTGCAATGCAGGCAGCTACTTCAATTATTGATACTATAAAAGCAAGAGGAATTAATGGATTACATATAAGAATTCGTGCTCCTGGTGGACATGGAGCAAAATCACCAGGTGCAGGAGCACAGGCAATTGTAAGAGCAGTAGCAAGAATGGGGATAAAAGTTGGAAAAATAGAAGATGTTACTCCATTACCAACAGATACAACCAAAAGACCTGGCGGAAGAAGAGGTAGGAGGGTGTAA
- a CDS encoding 50S ribosomal protein L18e, whose protein sequence is MKKGPESKEILDAISAANKASKNKKIWKEVKDKLLNSRRNRKGVNVSKISKYVDQGKTAVIPAKVLGSGEINHKVNVVALSFSDSAKQKIEKAGGKTILISEIPPEGLKTELILLR, encoded by the coding sequence ATGAAAAAAGGACCTGAAAGTAAAGAAATACTAGATGCAATTTCTGCAGCTAATAAAGCTAGTAAAAATAAAAAAATATGGAAAGAAGTTAAAGATAAACTTTTAAATTCAAGAAGAAATAGAAAAGGTGTTAATGTCTCGAAAATTTCAAAATATGTTGATCAGGGAAAAACCGCAGTTATTCCTGCAAAAGTTTTGGGAAGTGGAGAAATTAATCATAAAGTTAATGTTGTTGCATTGAGTTTTTCAGATAGTGCAAAACAAAAAATAGAAAAAGCAGGAGGAAAAACAATTTTAATTTCAGAAATTCCCCCAGAAGGATTAAAAACTGAATTAATATTATTAAGGTGA
- a CDS encoding 30S ribosomal protein S9: MVEKKTKVKSKKIKSKVSVARGKRKESIARVSIRKGKGIVRVNNTNLDVYGSLQMRQIIKEPLMLASKVSSEVDIKVLVNGGGSIGQAQAIRNAIAIGLIEYSDDEDLKNKLMTRDRFMVVEDARRREPKKFGGRSARARKQKSYR; encoded by the coding sequence ATGGTAGAGAAAAAGACAAAAGTAAAAAGTAAAAAAATAAAATCAAAGGTTTCAGTAGCAAGAGGAAAAAGAAAAGAAAGTATTGCAAGAGTTTCAATTAGAAAAGGAAAAGGAATTGTAAGAGTTAATAATACAAATCTAGATGTTTATGGTTCATTACAAATGAGGCAAATTATTAAAGAGCCATTAATGCTTGCATCAAAAGTTAGTTCTGAAGTTGATATAAAAGTTTTAGTCAATGGAGGAGGTTCAATAGGTCAAGCACAAGCAATAAGAAATGCTATTGCAATTGGTTTAATTGAATATTCTGATGATGAAGATTTAAAAAATAAATTAATGACTAGAGACAGATTTATGGTAGTTGAAGATGCAAGAAGAAGAGAACCAAAGAAATTTGGTGGTAGAAGTGCAAGAGCAAGAAAACAAAAATCATATAGATAG
- a CDS encoding DNA-directed RNA polymerase subunit N, with translation MEFPVRCFTCGAPIGDSYLKYIEKLKEKKTPKEALDELGIKRYCCRRMFISHVDLETAKKYKKL, from the coding sequence ATGGAATTTCCTGTAAGATGTTTTACATGCGGTGCTCCGATTGGAGATTCGTATTTAAAATATATTGAAAAATTAAAAGAGAAAAAAACTCCCAAAGAAGCGCTTGATGAATTAGGTATTAAAAGATACTGCTGTAGAAGAATGTTTATAAGTCATGTTGATTTAGAAACAGCAAAGAAATATAAAAAATTATAA
- the rpsM gene encoding 30S ribosomal protein S13 — translation MAKKTETKKAPAEKVVKPQHRHIAGSSGKELKGIVRICGKDVNGALELEKAVMYVQGVGMNLSSVLSGIISNELKVDLNTQVGDLTEQQLDQIEQIIRNPQKYNLPHYLYNRQSDPITGKHVHLISNDLVLSLREDVQKEITSRSWKGARHQTRKGKVRGQSTRSSGRGGIAVGVIRRAVRAKMGAPAAGAKQSKEQPKKDSGGAGKGKKK, via the coding sequence ATGGCTAAAAAAACAGAAACAAAAAAAGCACCTGCTGAAAAAGTAGTAAAACCACAACATAGACATATTGCAGGAAGCTCTGGAAAGGAACTAAAAGGAATTGTTCGTATTTGTGGAAAAGATGTTAATGGTGCATTAGAACTTGAAAAAGCAGTAATGTATGTTCAAGGAGTTGGAATGAATTTATCTAGTGTATTATCTGGGATAATTTCAAATGAATTAAAAGTAGATTTGAATACTCAAGTTGGTGATTTAACAGAACAACAATTAGATCAAATTGAACAAATTATTAGAAATCCCCAAAAATATAATTTACCGCATTATTTGTATAATAGACAATCTGATCCAATTACTGGAAAACATGTTCATTTAATAAGTAATGATTTAGTTTTAAGTTTAAGAGAAGATGTACAAAAAGAGATAACTTCAAGATCTTGGAAAGGTGCAAGACATCAAACAAGAAAAGGAAAAGTAAGAGGACAAAGTACAAGAAGTTCAGGAAGAGGAGGAATTGCAGTCGGAGTTATTAGAAGAGCAGTAAGAGCTAAGATGGGGGCTCCAGCAGCAGGAGCTAAACAATCCAAAGAACAGCCAAAAAAAGATAGTGGCGGTGCAGGAAAAGGAAAGAAGAAATAA
- a CDS encoding DNA-directed RNA polymerase subunit D (catalyzes the transcription of DNA into RNA using the four ribonucleoside triphosphates as substrates) — MVIKIKIEKEDEKILNFSLNGAYIGFANVLRRYILGQVPTFAIDSVTIYDNSTYMFDEFIAHRIGQIPLHTPKKYKGDEQVIFTLDEKGPKLVKAEDLKTSDKTIKPSKPNILLFTLGEGQDLRLEGKAVIDKGKKHGKFQAGIAAYEEDKEGNFNFMIESFSQIPPKDMLLKTVELLREDAKEFEKQLK; from the coding sequence ATGGTAATTAAAATAAAAATTGAAAAAGAAGATGAAAAAATCTTAAATTTTTCATTAAATGGTGCATATATTGGATTTGCAAATGTTCTAAGAAGATATATTTTAGGACAAGTTCCAACATTTGCAATTGATTCAGTAACTATCTATGATAATTCAACGTATATGTTTGATGAATTTATTGCACATAGAATTGGTCAAATACCGTTACATACTCCAAAAAAATACAAAGGAGATGAACAAGTTATTTTTACTTTAGATGAAAAAGGGCCAAAATTAGTAAAAGCAGAAGATTTGAAAACATCTGATAAAACAATAAAACCTTCAAAACCAAATATTCTTTTATTTACTTTGGGAGAAGGACAAGATTTGAGATTAGAAGGTAAAGCAGTAATCGATAAAGGAAAAAAACATGGAAAATTCCAAGCTGGAATTGCTGCATATGAAGAAGATAAGGAGGGTAATTTCAATTTTATGATTGAATCATTTTCTCAAATACCCCCAAAAGATATGTTATTAAAAACAGTTGAACTCCTTAGAGAAGATGCTAAGGAATTTGAAAAACAATTAAAATAA
- the rplM gene encoding 50S ribosomal protein L13, whose product MIVIDAENMILGKIASHTAKQLLMKEEVIILNAEKIVISGNSKNTVDKYHKRRSVKPKQNPDHRPQWPRVSHLLVRRVVRGMLPYSSSRGREAYKRLKVVSGIPEKYKDKISDKNYDKLKSNELRKFITIKKLCESLGYNR is encoded by the coding sequence ATGATAGTTATTGACGCAGAAAATATGATTTTAGGAAAAATTGCTTCTCATACTGCAAAACAATTATTAATGAAAGAAGAAGTAATAATTCTTAATGCTGAAAAAATTGTAATAAGTGGAAATAGTAAAAACACAGTAGATAAATATCACAAAAGAAGGAGCGTAAAACCAAAACAAAATCCAGATCATAGACCACAATGGCCTAGAGTATCTCATTTATTAGTGAGAAGAGTAGTTAGAGGGATGCTTCCATATTCTTCTTCAAGAGGAAGAGAAGCATATAAAAGATTAAAAGTAGTATCTGGAATACCAGAAAAATATAAAGATAAAATTTCAGATAAAAATTATGATAAATTAAAATCTAATGAATTAAGGAAATTCATAACTATAAAAAAGTTATGTGAATCTCTTGGATATAATAGGTGA
- a CDS encoding 30S ribosomal protein S4, with protein MGDPRRLKKRYSSPRILWDKSRIKDEKQLIREYGLKNMKELWRAGEELRKVRKEARRFQSLGEEGIDESKDLISKLKRVGIIGGEASIDDLLNLKTRDFLERRLQTQVFKRGLARTINQARQLITHGFISVNGRKISKPSYMTSILEAGVISYSKTIDIDAGVQKEVKEEVKKHSVIEHEREIKSQEPQEEDLEE; from the coding sequence ATGGGTGACCCAAGAAGATTAAAGAAAAGATATAGTTCTCCCAGAATCCTTTGGGATAAATCAAGAATAAAAGATGAAAAACAATTGATTAGAGAATATGGTTTAAAAAATATGAAAGAATTATGGCGTGCAGGAGAAGAATTAAGAAAAGTTAGAAAAGAAGCACGACGTTTTCAATCATTAGGTGAAGAAGGAATTGATGAATCAAAAGATTTAATTAGTAAATTAAAAAGAGTAGGTATTATTGGTGGAGAAGCTTCAATAGATGATTTATTAAATTTAAAAACAAGAGATTTCTTAGAAAGAAGATTGCAAACACAAGTATTCAAAAGAGGATTAGCAAGGACAATAAATCAAGCGAGACAATTAATAACACATGGATTTATATCTGTGAATGGTAGAAAAATTTCTAAACCAAGTTATATGACATCTATCCTTGAAGCTGGAGTAATTTCTTATTCAAAGACAATAGATATAGATGCAGGAGTTCAAAAAGAAGTTAAAGAAGAAGTTAAAAAACATTCAGTAATTGAACATGAAAGAGAAATAAAATCTCAAGAACCTCAAGAAGAAGATTTAGAAGAATAG